From a single Kitasatospora azatica KCTC 9699 genomic region:
- a CDS encoding HAD family hydrolase produces MRRDNQVLIFDADDTLWENNIRFERAIDTFLDEVARPPISRAAARAALDRIEAANAKTHGYGAQVFLRSLVECFEQLRGRPADAAEQARFAALAASITSAEVELIPGVAQTLPALAARHELLLLTKGDQAEQRAKVDASGLAGLFRSVHIVAEKDFSEYYWLIGEEALEPERTWMIGNSPKSDILPARAVGLNAVFIPHQHTWTLEEAELDPADSRVLRLTTFAELEEHF; encoded by the coding sequence ATGCGACGTGACAACCAGGTCCTCATCTTCGACGCCGACGACACCCTGTGGGAGAACAACATCCGCTTCGAGCGGGCCATCGACACCTTCCTCGACGAGGTGGCCCGGCCCCCGATCAGCCGCGCCGCCGCCCGCGCGGCGCTGGACCGGATCGAGGCCGCCAACGCCAAGACCCACGGCTACGGCGCCCAGGTCTTCCTGCGCAGCCTCGTGGAGTGCTTCGAGCAGCTGCGCGGCCGCCCGGCCGACGCCGCCGAGCAGGCGCGGTTCGCCGCCCTGGCGGCCTCGATCACCAGCGCCGAGGTGGAGCTGATACCCGGCGTCGCGCAGACCCTGCCCGCACTCGCGGCCAGGCACGAGCTGCTGCTGCTCACCAAGGGCGACCAGGCCGAGCAGCGGGCGAAGGTGGACGCCTCGGGCCTGGCCGGCCTGTTCCGTTCGGTGCACATCGTCGCGGAGAAGGACTTCTCCGAGTACTACTGGCTGATCGGCGAGGAGGCCCTGGAGCCGGAGCGGACCTGGATGATCGGCAACTCCCCGAAGTCCGACATCCTGCCGGCCCGCGCCGTGGGCCTCAACGCGGTCTTCATCCCGCACCAGCACACCTGGACGCTGGAGGAGGCCGAACTGGACCCGGCCGACTCGCGCGTCCTGCGACTGACCACCTTCGCCGAACTCGAGGAGCACTTCTGA
- a CDS encoding NUDIX domain-containing protein, with amino-acid sequence MSSHLTHSQLTDPHPSVSCVFVCHDGTGRVLLARRAAAARDEPGRWDCGAGALEFGETFEAAVAREVREEYTAEPLEITVLGVRNVLRGTPVDSHWVAVVCAVRVDPAEVAIGEPHKFDALDWFTPDALPAPLHSQLPPTLELAGYLAAVRVTAASGE; translated from the coding sequence ATGTCCAGTCACCTGACGCACAGTCAATTGACCGATCCCCACCCCTCGGTCTCCTGCGTCTTCGTCTGCCACGACGGCACCGGCCGGGTCCTGCTCGCCCGCCGCGCGGCCGCCGCCCGGGACGAGCCGGGGCGCTGGGACTGCGGCGCGGGCGCGCTGGAGTTCGGCGAGACCTTCGAGGCCGCCGTGGCCCGCGAGGTGCGCGAGGAGTACACCGCCGAGCCGCTGGAGATCACCGTCCTCGGCGTGCGCAACGTGCTGCGCGGCACCCCGGTCGACTCGCACTGGGTCGCGGTGGTCTGCGCGGTCCGGGTGGACCCGGCCGAGGTGGCGATCGGCGAGCCGCACAAGTTCGACGCCCTCGACTGGTTCACCCCGGACGCGCTGCCCGCCCCACTGCACTCGCAACTGCCCCCGACCCTGGAGCTGGCCGGCTACCTGGCCGCCGTCAGGGTGACCGCCGCCTCCGGGGAGTAG
- a CDS encoding family 1 encapsulin nanocompartment shell protein codes for MNNLHRDLAPISAEAWAQIEEEARRTFTLHLAGRRVVDLSGPAGPELAAVGSGHQRPIATLVPGTQAHARESRPVVELRVPFVLDRQAVDDVERGSKNSDWQPVKEAARTIAQAEDTAIFDGWPAAGITGVRTGTDNPSITLPTDVTDYPDAVSQALTRLRLAGVDGPYSLLLGADVYTAVNETSNHGYPVRQHLARVVTGEIIWAPALAGAVVLSSRGGDFELHLGQDLSIGYLSHDAQSIRLYLQESLTFSLYSPEAAVTLTAAR; via the coding sequence ATGAACAACCTGCACCGTGATCTGGCCCCGATCTCCGCCGAGGCCTGGGCCCAGATCGAGGAGGAGGCCCGGCGCACCTTCACCCTGCACCTGGCCGGCCGACGGGTGGTGGACCTGTCCGGGCCGGCCGGGCCCGAGCTGGCGGCGGTCGGCTCCGGCCACCAGCGGCCGATCGCCACCCTGGTGCCCGGTACCCAGGCGCACGCGCGCGAGTCCCGCCCGGTGGTGGAGCTGCGGGTGCCGTTCGTGCTGGACCGGCAGGCCGTGGACGACGTGGAACGCGGCTCGAAGAACTCCGACTGGCAGCCCGTCAAGGAGGCCGCGCGCACCATCGCCCAGGCCGAGGACACCGCGATCTTCGACGGCTGGCCGGCGGCCGGGATCACCGGCGTGCGCACCGGAACCGACAACCCGTCGATCACCCTGCCCACCGATGTCACCGACTACCCCGACGCCGTCAGCCAGGCGCTCACCCGGCTGCGGCTGGCCGGGGTGGACGGGCCCTACTCGCTGCTGCTCGGCGCCGATGTCTACACGGCGGTCAACGAGACCTCCAACCACGGCTACCCGGTCCGCCAACACCTGGCCCGGGTGGTGACCGGCGAGATCATCTGGGCCCCGGCCCTGGCCGGCGCGGTGGTGCTCTCCAGCCGGGGCGGCGACTTCGAGCTCCACCTCGGCCAGGACCTGTCGATCGGCTACCTCTCGCACGACGCCCAGTCGATCCGGCTCTACCTGCAGGAGTCGCTCACCTTCTCGCTCTACTCCCCGGAGGCGGCGGTCACCCTGACGGCGGCCAGGTAG
- a CDS encoding Dyp-type peroxidase, which translates to MPQAVPQPQDVRAPLTSAALFLVLTVRPGGERVVRELLPDLAGLRRSVGFRVPQARLSCVAGIGSRLWDRLFAGPRPAQLHPFRELRGNRHTAPATPGDLLLHLRAERQDACFELAGQLLARLRGAVDVADEVCGFQYFEQRDLLGFVDGTENPEGAEADAAALIGAEDAAFAGGSYVVVQKYLHDLAGWEALPVEAQERAVGRTKLADIELADEVKPADSHVALTSLDPAPDGTQRQIVRLNMPFGSYRSGELGTYFIGYCRTPAVTEEMLENMFLGRPPGTHDRLLDFSTAVTGGLFFVPSADLLDSPPPPAASAAASSASSPASLAAPARGDGSLGIGSLKRTTDRSVDR; encoded by the coding sequence ATACCGCAGGCGGTGCCGCAGCCGCAGGACGTCCGCGCGCCGCTGACCAGTGCCGCGCTGTTCCTGGTGCTCACCGTGCGCCCCGGTGGCGAGCGGGTCGTCCGGGAGCTGCTGCCGGACCTCGCGGGGCTGCGCCGCTCGGTCGGCTTCCGGGTCCCGCAGGCGCGGCTCAGCTGCGTGGCCGGGATCGGCTCGCGGCTCTGGGACCGGCTCTTCGCCGGACCGCGCCCGGCCCAGCTGCACCCGTTCCGCGAGCTGCGCGGCAACCGGCACACCGCCCCCGCCACCCCCGGCGACCTGCTGCTGCACCTGCGCGCCGAGCGCCAGGACGCCTGCTTCGAGCTGGCCGGACAGCTGCTCGCCCGGCTGCGCGGCGCGGTGGACGTGGCGGACGAGGTCTGCGGCTTCCAGTACTTCGAGCAGCGCGACCTGCTCGGCTTCGTGGACGGCACCGAGAACCCGGAGGGCGCCGAGGCCGACGCGGCCGCGCTGATCGGTGCGGAGGACGCCGCCTTCGCGGGCGGCAGCTACGTGGTCGTGCAGAAGTACCTGCACGACCTGGCCGGCTGGGAGGCGCTGCCGGTCGAGGCGCAGGAGCGGGCGGTGGGCCGCACCAAGCTGGCGGACATCGAGCTGGCCGACGAGGTGAAGCCGGCCGACTCGCATGTCGCGCTGACCTCGCTGGACCCGGCGCCGGACGGTACGCAGCGGCAGATCGTCCGGCTGAACATGCCGTTCGGGTCCTACCGCAGTGGCGAGCTGGGGACGTACTTCATCGGCTACTGCCGTACGCCGGCGGTCACCGAGGAGATGTTGGAGAACATGTTCCTCGGCAGGCCGCCGGGCACCCACGACCGGCTGCTCGACTTCTCCACGGCGGTCACCGGGGGGCTCTTCTTCGTGCCCTCGGCCGACCTGCTGGACTCCCCGCCGCCGCCGGCGGCTTCGGCCGCGGCGTCGTCTGCATCCTCGCCCGCATCCCTGGCTGCGCCGGCCAGAGGGGACGGCTCACTCGGCATCGGAAGTCTCAAGCGGACCACTGACAGGAGCGTTGACCGATGA
- the gndA gene encoding NADP-dependent phosphogluconate dehydrogenase has protein sequence MSALSSADIGVTGLAVMGRNLARNFARHGHRVALHNRTAARTSALMAEFGHEGAFVPTETAAEFVAALARPRRIIIMVKAGAPTDAVIDELVPLLEPGDIVVDGGNAHFLDTRRREAALREHGLHFVGTGISGGEEGALEGPSIMPGGTAEAYQSLGPLLESIAAKVDGRPCCTHVGPDGAGHFVKMVHNGIEYADMQLIAEAYDLLRHGAGRQPAEIAKIFRSWNADRLESYLIEITAEVLGHSDPATGKPFVDIVLDQAEQKGTGRWTVQTALELGVPVGGIAEAVFARSLSGSAELRHAARGLPGPTETWLDSAAADRFAGDVEKALYASKIVAYAQGFNQIQAGSAEYGWQIASGAMAAIWRGGCIIRARFLTRIEAAYATDPALPTLLADEYFQQALGEAQSAWRRVVSTAAQLGVPVPGFATALAYYDSLRARRLPAALIQGQRDYFGAHTYRRVDQDGAFHTLWAGDRSEQPR, from the coding sequence ATGAGTGCGCTCAGTTCCGCCGACATCGGCGTCACCGGACTGGCCGTCATGGGCCGCAACCTGGCCCGCAACTTCGCCCGGCACGGTCACCGGGTCGCCCTGCACAACCGCACCGCCGCCCGGACCAGCGCGCTGATGGCCGAGTTCGGACACGAGGGCGCCTTCGTGCCGACCGAGACGGCGGCAGAGTTCGTCGCCGCGCTGGCCCGACCCCGACGGATCATCATCATGGTCAAGGCGGGCGCCCCCACCGACGCCGTGATCGACGAACTGGTGCCGCTGCTGGAGCCCGGCGACATCGTGGTGGACGGCGGCAACGCGCACTTCCTGGACACCCGGCGGCGCGAGGCGGCGCTGCGCGAGCACGGACTGCACTTCGTCGGCACCGGCATCTCCGGTGGTGAGGAGGGCGCGCTGGAGGGACCGAGCATCATGCCCGGCGGCACCGCCGAGGCCTACCAGAGCCTCGGCCCGCTGCTGGAGTCGATCGCCGCCAAGGTGGACGGGCGGCCCTGCTGCACCCACGTCGGCCCCGACGGCGCCGGACACTTCGTCAAGATGGTGCACAACGGCATCGAATACGCCGACATGCAGTTGATCGCCGAGGCCTACGACCTGCTGCGGCACGGCGCCGGACGCCAGCCCGCCGAGATCGCCAAGATCTTCCGCAGCTGGAACGCGGACCGGCTGGAGTCCTACCTGATCGAGATCACCGCCGAGGTGCTCGGTCACTCCGACCCGGCCACCGGCAAGCCCTTCGTGGACATCGTGCTGGACCAGGCCGAACAGAAGGGCACCGGCCGCTGGACCGTGCAGACCGCGCTCGAACTGGGCGTGCCGGTGGGCGGCATCGCCGAGGCGGTCTTCGCCCGCTCGCTCTCCGGCAGCGCCGAGCTGCGCCACGCGGCCCGCGGCCTGCCCGGGCCCACCGAGACCTGGCTGGACAGCGCCGCCGCCGACCGCTTCGCGGGCGATGTGGAGAAGGCGCTGTACGCCTCGAAGATCGTCGCGTACGCGCAGGGCTTCAACCAGATCCAGGCCGGCAGCGCCGAGTACGGCTGGCAGATCGCCTCGGGCGCGATGGCCGCGATCTGGCGCGGCGGCTGCATCATCCGGGCCCGGTTCCTGACCCGGATCGAGGCCGCCTACGCGACCGATCCGGCGCTGCCCACGCTGCTCGCCGACGAATACTTCCAGCAGGCGCTCGGCGAGGCGCAGTCGGCCTGGCGGCGGGTGGTCTCCACCGCGGCGCAACTGGGCGTGCCGGTGCCCGGCTTCGCCACCGCGCTCGCCTACTACGACTCGCTGCGGGCCAGACGGCTGCCGGCCGCGCTGATCCAGGGGCAGCGCGACTACTTCGGCGCGCACACCTACCGGCGGGTGGACCAGGACGGGGCCTTCCACACCCTCTGGGCCGGCGACCGAAGCGAGCAGCCCCGATGA
- a CDS encoding YoaK family protein yields MRSLLRGAWRTAVPAPGDRHGPLPPLLLALTVLSGVIDAVSYLMLGHVFVANMTGNVVFLGFALAGAPGFSVTASLVALVAFAAGAFLGGRLLGQVGHRGRAVLRAGVAETALIAAAALVVAVDPVSAAGSSNSPRYLSAAVLAVAMGIQNAMVAVVAVPDLTTTVLTRTITGVFADTGRSGRLEEKAGRQLLSVLTLAGGAVAGAVLVLHNDQSTALAVPAALAAVVTLAAVRPARSGEPWTEAV; encoded by the coding sequence GTGCGATCACTGCTGCGCGGCGCCTGGCGGACGGCTGTGCCCGCGCCCGGGGACCGGCACGGGCCGCTGCCGCCGCTGCTGCTCGCGCTCACGGTGCTCAGTGGAGTGATCGACGCCGTCAGCTATCTGATGCTGGGTCATGTCTTCGTGGCCAACATGACCGGCAACGTGGTCTTCCTGGGCTTCGCGCTGGCCGGCGCCCCCGGCTTCTCGGTGACCGCCTCGCTGGTGGCCCTGGTCGCCTTCGCCGCCGGTGCCTTCCTCGGCGGCCGGCTGCTCGGCCAGGTCGGTCACCGCGGCCGCGCGGTGCTGCGGGCCGGCGTCGCCGAGACCGCGCTGATCGCGGCGGCCGCGCTGGTGGTGGCCGTCGACCCGGTCTCCGCCGCGGGAAGTTCGAACAGTCCGCGCTATCTGAGCGCCGCCGTGCTGGCCGTGGCGATGGGGATCCAGAACGCGATGGTCGCGGTGGTGGCGGTGCCCGACCTGACCACCACGGTGCTGACCCGGACCATCACGGGCGTCTTCGCCGACACCGGGCGGTCCGGGCGGCTGGAGGAGAAGGCCGGGCGCCAGCTGCTCTCCGTCCTCACCCTGGCCGGCGGCGCGGTGGCCGGCGCGGTGCTGGTGCTGCACAACGACCAGAGCACCGCGCTGGCGGTACCGGCCGCGCTCGCCGCGGTGGTCACCCTGGCGGCCGTCCGCCCGGCCCGGTCGGGAGAGCCGTGGACCGAGGCGGTCTGA
- a CDS encoding SGNH/GDSL hydrolase family protein — translation MADHLEILDLSSYAALGDSFTEGLNDPNPDGTFAGWADRLAVLLAEGRPAGDFRYANLAVRGRLLDQIVAEQVPQVRRIQPDLVTFCAGGNDILRPGSDPDEVAERFENAVVQLRETARTVLICTGFDTRDVPVLRHLRGKIAAYNLHLRAIADRNDCAVADLWSLRPLRGRQAWSEDRLHLSSEGHQRVALLAARALGLATAADPAEPWPAEAEHTPAEVRRENLQWARDYLIPWVGRRLRGESSGDNVEAKRPELLPL, via the coding sequence ATGGCTGACCATCTGGAGATCCTTGACCTCAGCTCCTACGCGGCTCTCGGCGACAGCTTCACCGAGGGCCTGAACGACCCCAACCCGGACGGCACCTTCGCCGGCTGGGCCGACCGCCTCGCGGTGCTGCTGGCCGAGGGGCGGCCCGCCGGCGACTTCCGCTACGCCAACCTCGCGGTGCGCGGGCGGCTGCTGGACCAGATCGTCGCCGAGCAGGTGCCGCAGGTCCGGCGGATCCAGCCCGACCTGGTGACCTTCTGCGCGGGCGGCAACGACATCCTGCGTCCGGGCAGCGACCCGGACGAGGTCGCCGAGCGCTTCGAGAACGCGGTGGTCCAGCTCCGCGAGACGGCGCGGACGGTGCTGATCTGCACCGGCTTCGACACCCGGGACGTGCCGGTGCTGCGGCACCTGCGCGGCAAGATCGCGGCGTACAACCTGCACCTTCGGGCGATCGCCGACCGCAACGACTGCGCGGTGGCCGACCTCTGGTCGCTGCGGCCGCTGCGCGGCCGGCAGGCCTGGAGCGAGGACCGGCTGCACCTCTCCTCCGAGGGGCACCAGCGGGTCGCGCTGCTGGCCGCCCGGGCGCTCGGGCTGGCCACGGCGGCCGACCCGGCGGAGCCCTGGCCGGCCGAGGCCGAGCACACCCCGGCGGAGGTGCGCCGGGAGAACCTGCAGTGGGCGCGGGACTACCTGATCCCGTGGGTCGGTCGCCGGCTGCGCGGCGAGTCCTCGGGGGACAACGTCGAGGCGAAGCGCCCGGAGCTGCTGCCGCTGTAG
- a CDS encoding TetR family transcriptional regulator, whose translation MSHTDSPPVAAHPTGSRAAQKEQSRRALLDAGLRLLEHQNLSSLGVRELTREAGLSPAGFYRHFRDLDELGVVLVTESLQSLHLMIEKILAERGEPEELIDRSIAVIARHVREHRAHMRFLARERHGGVQQVRAAITAELAAFTEQTAAALGSQPQSARWSSADLRMLAGLYVEHLVATASAFLEAPAESRTAERRIAALAQDQLRLISIGRRHWLDTPDG comes from the coding sequence GTGAGTCACACTGACAGCCCGCCCGTCGCCGCGCACCCGACGGGCAGCCGGGCCGCCCAGAAGGAGCAGAGCCGCCGCGCCCTGCTCGACGCCGGCCTGCGCCTGCTCGAGCACCAGAACCTCAGCAGCCTCGGCGTGCGCGAGCTGACCCGGGAGGCCGGCCTCTCCCCCGCCGGCTTCTACCGCCACTTCCGCGACCTGGACGAGCTCGGCGTGGTCCTGGTGACCGAGTCGCTGCAGAGCCTGCACCTGATGATCGAGAAGATCCTGGCCGAGCGGGGCGAACCCGAGGAGCTGATCGACCGTTCGATCGCGGTGATCGCCCGGCACGTCCGCGAGCACCGCGCCCACATGCGCTTCCTGGCCCGCGAACGGCACGGCGGCGTTCAGCAGGTGCGGGCGGCGATCACGGCCGAACTGGCGGCCTTCACCGAACAGACCGCCGCCGCCCTCGGCAGCCAGCCGCAGAGCGCCCGGTGGAGCTCGGCCGACCTGCGGATGCTGGCCGGCCTCTACGTCGAGCACCTGGTCGCGACGGCCTCCGCCTTCCTGGAGGCGCCCGCCGAGTCCCGCACCGCCGAGCGCCGGATCGCCGCCCTGGCTCAGGACCAGCTGCGGCTGATCAGCATCGGCCGCCGCCACTGGCTCGACACGCCGGACGGCTGA
- a CDS encoding glycosyltransferase family 2 protein, producing the protein MTVHHLPAPPNDQELYWYFGPQRRSVLLCTSLAFVLTAATMFTFALRTPALADPAIGIVQSPQCFDTDASMSWIERAAGSAQEWFFRWIQPSRDASDAAICCGSNAVYRRTAIEAAGGFAKLDHSEDMYTGLALYEQGFRTLYVPVLVAKGTSPDSLASFVNQQYRWAMGNLHLLTGRDLKRMGAPWRMRLCFYEGIVGYLTMAVNIFAAPLPPLVMMYGYPDQIRPWHVLPLLAPLWLWHVLLPRVSRTRWRVEVLRANVLMSIASGAAFLHTLRGRSAAWVPTGAGKARPGGLARRVVLVALAWTAGSILAAAGGLALDVAGQGWGPNWGMLLYLLVQAQIGLPLVRDLLAELRSTAPARRPTDRAGMLPRRWPEGLAITTGLTLTALLASGWVSPMLPWLG; encoded by the coding sequence ATGACTGTCCATCACCTTCCGGCGCCACCGAACGACCAGGAGCTGTACTGGTACTTCGGTCCGCAACGCCGGTCGGTCCTGCTCTGCACCTCGCTCGCCTTCGTACTGACGGCGGCGACCATGTTCACCTTCGCCCTGCGCACACCCGCGCTCGCCGACCCGGCGATCGGCATCGTGCAGAGCCCGCAGTGCTTCGACACCGACGCCTCGATGAGCTGGATCGAACGGGCCGCCGGCTCCGCGCAGGAGTGGTTCTTCCGCTGGATCCAGCCGTCCCGGGACGCCAGCGACGCGGCCATCTGCTGCGGCAGCAACGCCGTCTACCGGCGCACCGCGATCGAGGCCGCCGGCGGCTTCGCCAAGCTGGACCACAGCGAGGACATGTACACCGGACTCGCGCTCTACGAGCAGGGTTTCCGCACCCTGTACGTGCCGGTGCTGGTCGCCAAGGGCACCTCGCCGGACAGCCTGGCCTCCTTCGTCAACCAGCAGTACCGCTGGGCGATGGGCAACCTGCACCTGCTCACCGGCCGCGACCTGAAGCGGATGGGTGCGCCCTGGCGGATGCGGCTCTGCTTCTACGAGGGCATCGTCGGCTACCTGACCATGGCGGTGAACATCTTCGCGGCCCCGCTGCCGCCGCTGGTGATGATGTACGGCTACCCGGACCAGATCCGCCCCTGGCACGTGCTGCCGCTGCTGGCGCCGCTCTGGCTCTGGCACGTGCTGCTGCCCCGGGTCAGCCGGACCCGCTGGCGGGTCGAGGTGCTCCGGGCCAACGTGCTGATGAGCATCGCCTCCGGCGCCGCCTTCCTGCACACGCTGCGCGGCCGCAGCGCCGCCTGGGTGCCGACCGGTGCCGGCAAGGCCAGGCCCGGCGGACTGGCCCGCCGGGTGGTGCTGGTGGCGCTCGCCTGGACCGCCGGCTCGATCCTGGCCGCGGCCGGCGGGCTCGCCCTGGACGTGGCCGGGCAGGGCTGGGGCCCCAACTGGGGCATGCTGCTCTACCTGTTGGTGCAGGCCCAGATCGGTCTGCCGCTGGTCCGCGACCTGCTGGCCGAGCTGCGCAGCACGGCGCCCGCCAGGCGGCCCACCGACCGCGCCGGCATGCTGCCCCGCCGCTGGCCCGAGGGCCTGGCGATCACCACCGGCCTGACCCTGACCGCGCTGCTGGCTTCCGGTTGGGTCAGCCCGATGCTGCCCTGGCTGGGCTGA